The Candidatus Mycosynbacter amalyticus genome contains the following window.
TGATCACGAATATATTGTGTGACATTTGAGATGCGTTCCGGCGCAGCCAAGGCTTTTTCGCGGTCAATGTCACGTACCTGTGAGTCATCGACATCGTCAGCCTCTTTTATGGTTCGGATGTAGTCAATGCGAAAAGGCAGTACGTTTTTGTCAGTGATAGCATCGACTATCGTGTACGTATGTAGCTTTTCGCCAAAGGCCTGTTCGGTCGTTTTTAGATCAACACGACCACCACTAGAAGAGTTTTTAGCGAAGATAGGGGTACCCGTAAAACCAAAGAGGTGGTAGTTTTTGAAGCTGGTTGTGACTGCGTGGTGCATATCTCCGAACTGTGATCGGTGACACTCATCAAAGATGATTATGACGTGACCATCAAATACTTTGTGTCCTTCGTTCTTCTTTATGAACTTATCTAGTTTTTGAATGGTTGTGATTATGATTCTAGCATTGTCGTTTTCAAGTTGTTTGGTAAGTTTGGCAGTGCTCGTATTGCTATTAGCCGCGCCTTTCTCAAACTTGTCATACTCCTTCATGGTTTGATAGTCGAGGTCTTTACGGTCGACAACGAATAGTACTTTATCTACGGATGATAATTTACTGGCAAGTTGAGCTGTCTTGAAGCTAGTCAACGTTTTGCCCGATCCAGTGGTATGCCAAATGTATCCGCCAGCTTCGATGGTGCCTAGTTTTTTATAGTTCGTTGAAACTTCAACCCGATTCAATATTCGCTCAGTTGCAACGATCTGGTAGGGTCGCATTGCAAGCAGTAATCGGTCGCTGGTAAACACGCAGTATTTTGTTAGGACGTTTAAGATCGCATGTTTAGCAAAGAACGTCTGACCAAAGTCCATAAGATCAAAAATAGGCTTGTTATTTGCATCTGCCCACCAGCTCGTAAACTCAAAACTGTTGCTGGTTTTCTTTGTTCGTTTAGCACGAGTCTCACTAGCCTCTTTGATGTGCTGGAACCGTGTAGTGTTGCTGTAGTATTTTGTGTACGTTCCGTTGCTGATAACAAATAGCTGTACATATTCGTATAGTCCACTATCCGCCCAGAAGCTATCACGCTGATAACGGTTAATCTGATTGAAGGCTTCTTGCAGAGCCACACCTCGACGCTTCAGCTCAACATGCACGAGTGGCAAGCCATTTACGAGAATCGTGACATCATAGCGGTTAGCCCGTGCACCGTCCACTTCGTATTGGTTAATTACTTGGAGGCTATTATTGTGAATGTTTTTCTTATCTATAAGATATATATTGCGCTTGAATTGACCGTGTTCGTCGTACAGATTCTTGACATGGTCTTCCTGAATGGTCGCCGTTTTGGTTTCAATGGTGCTGTTCGGGTTAGCAATATGTTCATAAAAAAACTGCTTCCATTCACTATCACTAAACTGGTAGCTGTTAAGCTTCTCTAGCTGAGTACGTAGATTGTCTGTGAGGTCTGTCGAGCTGGTGATGGGTAAGTAATCATAGGCTTGAGCCTGTAATAACTCTACAAATGCTTTTTCTAAATCCGCTTCACTCTGGTAATTAGTGGCACGGGTTTTTGCAGGAGTAAATTCACCTACAACAGTGCTGTTGGAATTTTCTGCCACCATACTGTACTTATTCACGCTGTAGCCTCCTGAAATGTGAGTAGTTTGGTTCGGTAATAGTCGTATTGCTGACGACGTGCTTTGATTTCGGCAGGTAGGCCTTCGGTCATTCCATTAACAAGAGAATCAAAATTATCTAGAATATTCACTATCTTATCTTGCTCCTCAATAGAAGGTATAGGCACTTTTATTTTTGCCATAACATTACTCATTAGCTTCGGGTTTCCCATACCTGCGCTTACATGAGGCTTGGTCAATAACTGAAGTGCGTAAAAAAGAAAGCGCGTACTTAAATTATCGGCTTTAACTTGGAGTAAACCGCAAACATTCGTGATACTAAACTTCTCGTTATTATGATAGAAAACGGAACCTGCGTTAGCACCGTCGGTCGTCCATGTTATAGACTCGAGGTCATAATCGTATGTTTTTATTTTTCCAAAGACTCCGTTATTGGCAGTCTGAGAAGAATACACAGGATAGTCCCCTGAATTTTCCGTCAAATAATCCTTAGACATGACACGCCCCCGTGAAATATTGCAAACCTCTCCCAAAGTTAGCCATCTGACTCTCTCTCTCTGCTCGTCAAACGT
Protein-coding sequences here:
- a CDS encoding type I restriction endonuclease subunit R, whose protein sequence is MNKYSMVAENSNSTVVGEFTPAKTRATNYQSEADLEKAFVELLQAQAYDYLPITSSTDLTDNLRTQLEKLNSYQFSDSEWKQFFYEHIANPNSTIETKTATIQEDHVKNLYDEHGQFKRNIYLIDKKNIHNNSLQVINQYEVDGARANRYDVTILVNGLPLVHVELKRRGVALQEAFNQINRYQRDSFWADSGLYEYVQLFVISNGTYTKYYSNTTRFQHIKEASETRAKRTKKTSNSFEFTSWWADANNKPIFDLMDFGQTFFAKHAILNVLTKYCVFTSDRLLLAMRPYQIVATERILNRVEVSTNYKKLGTIEAGGYIWHTTGSGKTLTSFKTAQLASKLSSVDKVLFVVDRKDLDYQTMKEYDKFEKGAANSNTSTAKLTKQLENDNARIIITTIQKLDKFIKKNEGHKVFDGHVIIIFDECHRSQFGDMHHAVTTSFKNYHLFGFTGTPIFAKNSSSGGRVDLKTTEQAFGEKLHTYTIVDAITDKNVLPFRIDYIRTIKEADDVDDSQVRDIDREKALAAPERISNVTQYIRDHFDQKTKRNSKPYAFTALASVHEAASAKDRSAVEEIKQKIRLSGFNSIFAVSSIDVAKLYYTEFNKQQADVPELKKLKIATIFSYGANEVDDEMDGLEDENSDNTDGLDKNSRDFLEAAIKDYNQMFGTNYDTSSDKFQNYYKDVSLRMKNREIDLLIVVNMFLTGFDATTLNTLWIDKNLRMHGLLQAYSRTNRILNSIKTFGNIVTFRNLEKATNDSLSLFGDKEASGIVLLKSFREYYDGYEAEGKQVRGYAELVNELIERFPVGQPIIGEQNKKDFIKLYGAILKVRNILSTFDDFTGNEILSERDVQDYHSMYINFYDEFRKVNESDKENINDDIVFEMELIKQVEINIDYILELIRKYHASNQEDKELLVDINKAIDSSIELRNKKELIEQFISSINVDSSVDDDWQSFVNSKKIEELDRIISEENLDREETYKFIERAFRDGGVQTSGTAITKIMPPVSRFSPDQSRGKKRETVLDKLASFFNKFFDISNGRLGE